From one Brachypodium distachyon strain Bd21 chromosome 4, Brachypodium_distachyon_v3.0, whole genome shotgun sequence genomic stretch:
- the LOC112268792 gene encoding protein SMAX1-LIKE 3-like, which translates to MLIDAMRTAGGGGGGYRAVQQQQVLGAEAAAAVRQAAGLARRRGHAQVTPLHVACAVMSSSSSSSSSAPGTGTGAAGLLLPSACPLRKRQQHEAAAAALKLQLQLRLDAALGRLPVRAPFQHASAPKTTMVPLSNALVAALKRAQAAAVQHRRSGNAVVVVELERLVASILDDPNVNRAVREAASAAGKKKGAAALSSGESSSAACPETTALHRAHPVDQDGSLSCHHRDQSSETKQRTGQSAIVGGTKARASLPPWLRRINQDQYHPNLTRIASHQRPKFTELTAENLKIMCNDLEARVPPRHKDIVPGIAATVLRCRSGMMRRCLRPPAGTTWLLFRGNDWRSKKAMALELARLVFGSYTEFTSANSDPGLKIMRRRWPRDNGAYVGTRLLEAILKNPHRMVFIDGIDDGGLDHHESGDAIKNVIMACNGNGNGGLDDAIIVLSSDGASSSSSSPPAKRRRGIGHYRGEQITREGSRRRLSLDLNAPTEDEEDHVVREEEEDENLVDDDHAGIMGLVDGVFQFD; encoded by the exons ATGCTCATTGACGCCATGCggaccgccggcggcggcggaggcggataCCGGgcggtgcagcagcagcaagtgctgggggcggaagcggcggcggcggtgaggcaggcggcgggccTGGCTCGGCGCCGGGGCCACGCGCAGGTCACCCCGCTCCACGTCGCCTGCGCTGTCAtgtcatcctcttcttcttcttcttcctcggcgccgggcactggcacgggcgcggccggactcctcctcccctccgcaTGTCCGCTCCGGAAGCGGCAGCagcacgaggcggcggcggcggcgctaaagctccagctccagctccgcctcgacgccgcccTCGGCCGCCTCCCGGTGCGCGCGCCGTTCCAGCACGCGTCGGCGCCGAAGACGACGATGGTGCCGCTGTCGAACgcgctggtggcggcgctgaagcgggcgcaggcggcggcggtgcagcACCGGAGGAGCGGCAatgcggtggtggtggtggagctgGAGCGGCTCGTGGCGTCCATCCTCGACGACCCAAACGTCAACCGCGCCGTGCGCGAGGCCGCCTCTGCTGCCGGCAAGAAaaagggcgccgccgcgctctccAGTGGCGAGAGTAGCAGTGCTGCTTGTCCTGAGACAACAGCGCTGCACCGCGCACACCCAGTCGATCAAGACGGAAGCCTCAGCTGCCACCACAG GGATCAATCAagtgaaacaaaacaaagaacagGCCAATCGGCCATAGTCGGCGGCACGAAGGCAAGGGCGAGCCTCCCGCCTTGGCTCCGCCGCATCAACCAAGACCAATATCATCCAAACCTCACAAGAATCGCATCACACCAACGGCCAAAGTTTACGGAGCTCACGGCGGAGAACCTCAAGATCATGTGCAACGATCTCGAGGCGCGTGTCCCACCACGGCACAAGGACATAGTCCCTGGCATAGCGGCCACCGTGCTCCGGTGCCGCTCTGGCATGATGAGGAGGTGTCTGCGGCCACCGGCAGGGACGACATGGCTGCTCTTCCGTGGAAATGATTGGCGCAGCAAGAAGGCCATGGCCCTAGAGCTCGCGAGGCTCGTGTTCGGATCCTACACCGAGTTCACCTCCGCGAACAGCGACCCCGGACTCAAGATCATGAGAAGGAGGTGGCCACGAGACAATGGCGCCTATGTTGGGACGAGATTGCTCGAAGCGATCCTGAAAAACCCTCACCGCATGGTGTTCATCGACGGGATAGACGATGGTGGCCTAGATCATCACGAGTCAGGGGACGCGATCAAGAACGTGATCATGGCctgcaatggcaatggcaacGGAGGTCTAGACGATGCCATCATCGTGCTGAGCTCCGATGGagcgtcatcgtcgtcgtcctcgcctccGGCAAAGCGACGACGAGGGATCGGCCACTACCGTGGAGAACAAATTACCCGCGAGGGATCACGACGTCGTTTGAGCTTGGATTTGAACGCTCCTACAGAAGATGAGGAGGATCATGTTGtgcgggaagaagaagaggatgagaaTTTGGTTGATGACGATCATGCTGGGATCATGGGCCTCGTGGATGGTGTTTTCCAGTTCGATTAG